The Candidatus Schekmanbacteria bacterium genomic interval TTAAAATAACAAGTATTGTTGTCAGAAGTAAACTTTCCGTTCTGCGCCAGAGGACAAAGAGGATATGACCCCCAGAGGTTGCCGGTCATCCTGTAAGCAATACCCCTGCATCCCCCCCTGCATTTATCTTTTAATTCGCATGACCCGCAGACTCCGGTAAGTTTTTCCGGTTTGATGAATTTCCTGAAAGCCCTGATATCCTGCCAGCATTTTTTCAGTCCTTTTTCCAGAACATTGTTTCTAACATCAAATAAAGCTGACATACTGCACTGATACATGTTTCCTTGCTCTGATATAGTGGAGAGGTAAGACTTTTCATCACCCAGAGTGCATGCCGCAGCACATCCATCCTGGCGCATTGATAGAGAGAAGCTCTTGAAATCTATCTCTGCAGAATATTTTTTTTCAAGCCCTTCAATCATACTTTCAAGATTTAATAACTCGTCTACAGAGGGTTTTAGTGATGCGTAATTATTCAATGCTCTTCCAATGGGTACGACTTCATCAAGGCATATTGATGTAACTCCAAACGAAGATAAAAGTTTAACGAGTGAAGGTGCATCTGAGATATTATGTTTAGTCAATGTGGTTTTTGTATGGATTGGGATTCCGGAAATTAAAGAGAGCTCAATGGCATTCACTATTTTTCTGAATGACTTTCCGCCGGTCAGCATGTCATTAATTTCCGGTGTTGAGCCGTGTATGCTTATCTGTATGTTCTTAAGGCCGTTGCATTTGAGCCTATTAAGAGCTTCCCTGTTGAGCAGTGTACCGTTAGTTGTAAGCTCGACGGATATTCCTGCATTTCTTAATGAGCTTATAATGTGATAGGTGAGATTATCTGCAAGTGGTTCTCCTCCGGTCAGGACAACTTTAAGTATGCGGTTATCTATAATTTCTTCAAGTATCCTGAGTTTCCCCATATCTCCGGTAGAATCTTTTTTGTCCTTTCCTGAACTTACAAGACAAAAAGGGCATTGCAGGTTGCACCTTGAAGTAAAAGACCAAACAACCTCTATGGGAGATTCTAGAAGCATGAAGTTTCTAAGAAAGAGTTATAATTCCCTTATATGAGAGAAGACTTATGAAATCAATTATCTCTGTTTCCATTTGAGAAGAATTTCCTTCATACAGATGAGCCATTTCTGATATTACTGCTCTTACGCTTAGGTTACCGTTACAAAGGCTCCATATCAATGACCCTGTTTCATTTAGCAAGGATGGCTCTCCATTTGTATCATCGAATATCACGGCTTTGCCATTCTCAATGCGTGAAAGTATATGAGGGGCATGAACCGGTATTTTATCCAAAATATCTGTTTTATCTACAGTCATTTTATTCAGAGTGTTTTATTTACAATCATTTTTTTGCAATCATTATTATTTACAGTCGTTTATTTACAATAATCGAGAATCTCTTTTATGAAATCTGCAAGCTCTGCGCTGTTTTTCTTCAGACTGTATTGTATGTGAAAAACAGGGGTGGTGTCGAACATAAAATTTATTATGTCGTACGCCTTCCTGTTATTTTTTCTGATTATTTTCTGCACGCTATCGGTCTCAGTATTAGTTGATAGAGTCTCTGCAAGTGAAAGAAGCTTATATAAATAAGCGGTACCGCTGCTCTTCTTTACTGTGAGTCTTTTGTATTTCTCGGATTCGGCAAGGACTATGCAAGCAGCCAGTTTGGCGCTCTTGAGCCGGCATCCGGAAGAAATGTCATCCGGGTTGATTATAAATCCATCCTGATAAAATGCGCTGTATCGCGTCAAAGTATGTCCAGTAATCATATCTTTCCCCTCGGAAGATTCAGCAAAACCGTCTCCAATCCTTATATGCCGGGGGAAAGAAAGGAGCGTTAGCTTGTCTCTTTTTTTTTCAATAAATGTCTCTTCATCTGATAAATATTTAAATCCTTTTTTTATGAGTAAAAGAGACATGGTGGTTTTTCCTGAGCCGGAGTTCCCGGCAAGAAGCACTCCCTTACTTCCGTATGCAAGTGATGCTGAATGGATGCCTGTCAGCTGCTTTTTCTTTGCAAGTAAGAAGCGGGAAATGTAACCCACTATTGAGAGTGTGACAAGGACTGCTTCATCGAATGAATAACCTCTCTTTAAAAGTATGGTGCTTTTCATTTCTTGAAAGTCTGTAAAAGTAAAGATTCCGGGACTTATTTGTTCTGCGTTTTGCACAACTTCAGGAGTGATACTTTTCCCATCGGTATGCCGGCATACATATATTGTAATCGATGGAATAACTTTCTTCTGTGCGGCAAAGCCTATAAGTTCACGTGAAACTGAATTGCCTATTTTATGAGAGTCAGAAACAAGCCTAACGTGGATTCCGTGTATATCAAAAAGCATGTCAAAAAAATATTCTGTCATGGGAGTTTTAATTTGAATAATTATTCTATATCATAAAGTGCATGAAATATGAAAATAAAGCGCTGTCTTCTGATGATCGGGAAATAAGTTTCCTTTTTTCGTCCCTGAAAGCCGGGTTCTCAGAAGAGTCTGCCTCACATCTTAGAAACATAGCTCTATATTCATCAAGAAAGTTTTCATGGGAAAGGCTTTGTAAACTGGGGGAAGAATTTGATGTTGCCCCGTTTATATATAATGCCTTGTTAGCATCGGGACTTGATGAGGTTGTCCCTCCCGCCTTTTTCTCTAAGCTCGAAATAGAGTATTATCAAAACCTCTCCAAAAATATGCGAGCTCTTAAGATATGCAATCAACTTGCCTCAGCTTTCAGGAATGACGGGATAAGAGTGATATTACTTGGCGGGGGAGGGTTTCTGGGTACGTTATATGAAAATATGGGGTTAAGATATGTAGGTGATATAGACATTCTTATCCATAAAGACAGATTCGAGGATGCAAGAAAAACTCTCGGTTCATTAGGTTTTACGCAATTTAAGAAATACAGGGGAGTAATGAAAAGCGGGAGTATAACCATCGATATCCATACTGATATAATTGACTCGGAGAGGATTAGTTCAAGGAAAAATATATACAGCTTCAATCCGGAATTATTCTGGAGTGATTGTATCCCCCATCCTGAAGTTGATGGGGCTTTCGTACTTTCCCCATCTGACTCATTGCTGTATTCCGCCTTCCATTGTTTTAAACATTCTTTTTCAAGGATAATTTGGAGCATAGACACAGCAGAGATAATAAGGAAATACGGTGATAAGGAATTTTATGATTATATACTTTCTATATCTCAAGCAAACGCCACTTCTGTTCCCATCTATTACTCCCTTGCCTATATCCATGAGACCGGAATAAGCACAATAGATACCGTCGCATTGAAAAAGCTTAAAGAAAATTTCCGCGAAAATAAGATAGCTAAAAGGATATTTCAAATGGCTGTAGACGGAAGGAATATAGGCAGTTTCAGTGAGTTATTGGTCATTCTATCTAGAGGGCAATCGGGGCGGTCCGGGCAAAGCAGCAATGCCTGCTTAAAGTTTTTTATCGAGTCTCTTTTTCCCTGCAAAAACACTTTGAAAGAGATATACCCACGCTGGCCTGAAAAGTTTATTTTATTTGCCTATCTTGCACGGTTTGTTGATATATCAATACGAACATTTTTTATGTGTCTTAGATTTTTCAAATTAACACCGGGCAGAATGACCGGAAAAAGTTGACTTGTCTTAAATGTTTAATTAAACTTGGACAATAAAACAGACAGGTGAGGAAATGGAAAAAGAAATAGAAACAAAGGAAGGCACAGGTTTTTTTAGCCGTTACAAGGGAGAAATAATTTTTACTCTTCTTATAATCTATGTTCTCCTTCTCGCGCTTGGCACTGTTGGCGAGCTGTTTGATGTTGAATGGATACTGAAACTTCCAATATTTAACTAAATCTTCGTACCTGATTATCTGGTTATCATGTGTTTTTCATGGTGCAGGGGTCGGGAAAAAAATAGCAATTTAGCAAGTAGCTTGAAATGAACTCCTCAACGATTGAATACCTTCTTAACAGAAGACGCAGGGTGGTTATAGAAAGCAGCGATCTTGTCCATTCAGCAGTGTTGGTTCCTTTATATGTCAATGATTCTGACCCATTCGTTCTTCTTACAAAACGGACAAGCCATGTGGAACATCATAAGGGGGAAATCTCTTTTCCCGGTGGAGGAAGAAGCAGTGAAGACAAAGACCTTGTCGATACTGCATTGAGAGAAACAGAAGAGGAGGTAGGTCTCAGAAGAGAACTTATCCATGTTCTTGGCCCTCTTGACGACATTGCCACAGTAACAGGTTTCAGGATCACACCATTTGTGGGTACATTCCCATTCCCCTTCGAGTATAGGATAAATAAATTTGAAATTGAGCGGCTATTGGAAGTACCATTGAAATTACTCGCCGTGGAAGGAGCCTGGAGGGTGACCGAGAAGGTATACAAAGGCGCGAGGATAAAGAGTTTTTACCATGAACTTGGCGATGACCTCATATGGGGAGCAACAGCATCAATATTAAAGAGCTTTGTTGAGCTCATGCAGGCAGACGGGATGCTCTGAGCCCGTTATATTTCGGGGGGAAATCTTATGGGTTTTAATTGCGGTATAGTCGGCCTCCCTAATGCCGGCAAATCGACAATATTCAATGCCCTGACCGCAGCAGGAGTACCTACTGCAAATTATCCGTTTTGCACCATAGATCCCAATGTGGGAATAGCAAAAGTTCCTGACAGACGTCTTGATAAGATTGCAGACATAATCAAACCTGAAAAGGTCGTTCATACGGTTCTTGAATTTGTAGATATTGCGGGACTTGTAAAAGGAGCAAGCCATGGTGAGGGACTTGGCAACCAGTTCCTCTCACACATCAGGAATGTGGATGCAGTTGTCCATGTATTAAGGGCCTTTGAGGAGAGCAATGTCTCACATGTCTATGAGACCGTTGATCCTGTACGAGATGCCGGGCTTGTAAACACAGAGCTTATCCTTGCAGATCTTGAGGCGGTCGAGAGAAGAATCGAGAAGGCTAAGACAGCCGCAAAGTCAGGCGAAAAAAAATCAAAAGAACTTGTTGAGATCCTGCTTGGAATAAAAAGGGAAATAGAGAAGGGGGTGCCTGCGAGGAAAATCAGCTCTGTAGATGAAGTTAATGATCTTTTTCTTTTAACTTCCAAACCCTGTCTTTATGTGCTGAATGTTGGAGAAGCCAATCAGGAAAATAACAATGAATTGGAGTCA includes:
- a CDS encoding CoA pyrophosphatase translates to MNSSTIEYLLNRRRRVVIESSDLVHSAVLVPLYVNDSDPFVLLTKRTSHVEHHKGEISFPGGGRSSEDKDLVDTALRETEEEVGLRRELIHVLGPLDDIATVTGFRITPFVGTFPFPFEYRINKFEIERLLEVPLKLLAVEGAWRVTEKVYKGARIKSFYHELGDDLIWGATASILKSFVELMQADGML
- a CDS encoding radical SAM protein, encoding MLLESPIEVVWSFTSRCNLQCPFCLVSSGKDKKDSTGDMGKLRILEEIIDNRILKVVLTGGEPLADNLTYHIISSLRNAGISVELTTNGTLLNREALNRLKCNGLKNIQISIHGSTPEINDMLTGGKSFRKIVNAIELSLISGIPIHTKTTLTKHNISDAPSLVKLLSSFGVTSICLDEVVPIGRALNNYASLKPSVDELLNLESMIEGLEKKYSAEIDFKSFSLSMRQDGCAAACTLGDEKSYLSTISEQGNMYQCSMSALFDVRNNVLEKGLKKCWQDIRAFRKFIKPEKLTGVCGSCELKDKCRGGCRGIAYRMTGNLWGSYPLCPLAQNGKFTSDNNTCYFKENKYEETRIP
- a CDS encoding PqqD family protein, which produces MTVDKTDILDKIPVHAPHILSRIENGKAVIFDDTNGEPSLLNETGSLIWSLCNGNLSVRAVISEMAHLYEGNSSQMETEIIDFISLLSYKGIITLS
- a CDS encoding nucleotidyltransferase family protein is translated as MKYENKALSSDDREISFLFSSLKAGFSEESASHLRNIALYSSRKFSWERLCKLGEEFDVAPFIYNALLASGLDEVVPPAFFSKLEIEYYQNLSKNMRALKICNQLASAFRNDGIRVILLGGGGFLGTLYENMGLRYVGDIDILIHKDRFEDARKTLGSLGFTQFKKYRGVMKSGSITIDIHTDIIDSERISSRKNIYSFNPELFWSDCIPHPEVDGAFVLSPSDSLLYSAFHCFKHSFSRIIWSIDTAEIIRKYGDKEFYDYILSISQANATSVPIYYSLAYIHETGISTIDTVALKKLKENFRENKIAKRIFQMAVDGRNIGSFSELLVILSRGQSGRSGQSSNACLKFFIESLFPCKNTLKEIYPRWPEKFILFAYLARFVDISIRTFFMCLRFFKLTPGRMTGKS
- the ychF gene encoding redox-regulated ATPase YchF, producing the protein MGFNCGIVGLPNAGKSTIFNALTAAGVPTANYPFCTIDPNVGIAKVPDRRLDKIADIIKPEKVVHTVLEFVDIAGLVKGASHGEGLGNQFLSHIRNVDAVVHVLRAFEESNVSHVYETVDPVRDAGLVNTELILADLEAVERRIEKAKTAAKSGEKKSKELVEILLGIKREIEKGVPARKISSVDEVNDLFLLTSKPCLYVLNVGEANQENNNELESKLRLAIGEEDAGFVWICGKLEEETLELDDTDRKEFLKEMNINESGLDKLVKSGYSLLDLITFFTTRNKEVKAWTLKKGKTAFDAAGRIHTDFQKGFIKAEVCSFDELAALGSEHALREKGHMRIEGKDYLVKDGDIIHFRFNV